GCTCTCGCTCGACGAACCCAACGCCCGCATCCACCTCGAGACGGCCCGCGACTACTGCGCGCGCCTCCACCAGGTCTTTCCGGAAAACCGCGCTCGGGAGATCTTGGCCTTGATCCGCCGCCCGCTCCGTGAGCGACAGGCGCGCTTGGCGGAAGGACGGTGCTCCGCGCTGCTGCATCCCGGCCAGAGTTATTGGCCGGAAGAAGCGGCCGAAGACCCCTGATATCGCCGTATCGGATCCGTTCGAACTTTTTCTGAGTCCCTGGCTATTTTCGCGGGATTTATTCGCTAGGTGGCGCCACCGGAGGCGCGTTAAGATTCCTTCATCCGCATGAAGGCCACCGACTATATCCTGAACGCCCTGCGGCAAGAGCAACTCGATCACGTCTTCATGGTCCCGGGGGGCTTGATCGACAATTTCTACCCGGCGCTTTGCGCGACGCCGGGGATCCGCCCGATCGTCGCCGCGCACGAGGGCGGGGCCGCCTACATGGCCGACGGCTACGCGCGGGCCTCGGGGCGTTTCGGCGCCTGCTTCGTCATCGGCGGACCGGGCGTCACCAACGCCGTCACCGCGCTCTCCGCGGCCTTGACCGACCAGAGCCCAGTCTTCCTGCTCACCGGAGAGGTGCCGACGGATTGGGAGGGGCGCGGCGGCTTCCAAGACGCCAGCGCCGCTGGCCTCAACGACGTCGAGATCCTTCGCCCCGTCACCGCCTACGGCTACGAGGTCGAGAGCCCGCACCTGCTGCACTTCCACCTGCGCGCGGCCCTGCGCCAGATGATGGGAATCCGCCGCGCGCCGGTTCACTTGAGCGTGCCGGTCAACGTCCAGACCGCCGAGATCGCCGTGCCCTACGAGCCCTTGGCCCCGACTTATTATGCCCCGCGCCTCCTCGACGAAACCGCGACCCGGGCCTGCATCGAAAGTTTGAGCGGGAAAAACGGTGGGGAACCCCAGCGTCGCCTCGCGATCCTCGCCGGATACGGCGTCGATCGCTCCGGCGCCGCCGCGGCCCTGCGGGCCTTCGCGGAACGCTACGACATTCCCGTGGCCACCACCCTGCGCGCCAAGGGCGTCTTGCCCGAGGACCACCCGCTCTCGCTGGGCGTCTTCGGATACTCGGGGACCCGTCACGCCTGCGAGACGCTGCTCTCGGGCGAGGTGGAGGCCCTGATCGTCTTGGGTTCCGGCCTCAATCAGCGCGACACGATGTTCTGGGAAAGACGCTTCCGGCCGTCGCGCCTGCTCGTCCAGGTCGACCTCGATTCCGGCGTGATCGGCAAGAACTACGCCGTCGACGTGGCCGTGACGGGCGATTGTCTCCGCTTTTTGGAAAAGCTGAATGAGGGTTCGGAAGATTTCCAAAAGTCCCTCGATAGCGGCAGGCCCCTGCGAAGAGAGTGGCTACAGGCGATCCGGGCCAAAGGCCCGCGGCTTTACGAGCCCGAAAATGAGGCCAGTGACGCCGCGCCGATCCATCCCGCCCGCGCCGTCGCCGAGCTGCGCCGCGCCCTGCCCCGCGAGGGGGTCCTGCTGGTCGACTCGGGCGCGCACCGCGCCTTCGCCGGGCATTACTGGGAAGCCTACGGTCCCGGCCGCTATATCTCCGCCACCAACTTGGGCCCGATGGGCTGGGCGATTCCCGCGGGGATCGGCGCCAAGCTGGCGCGGCCCGAGCTGCCGCTCGCGGTGCTCACCGGCGACGGCTGCATGCAGATGCACGGGATGGAGATCGCTACCGCCGCCCGCTACCGCGTGCCGATGCTCTTCGTCGTGTTGAACAACCGAGCCTTGGGCAACGTCTACCTGCGGGCCCGCAAGATGGGCCCGGGCCCTGCGGACCTCACCGAGATCCCCCTCAAGGACTGGGCCGCCTTCGGCCGCGCGCTCGGCGCGGAGGGCCTCGTCGTCGAAAGGCCCGAGGAGCTGGCGGCGGCCTTCCAGCGCGGACTCGCCATGCCCGGGCCCTGCGTCGTCGACGTGCGCTGCGGTCGCGACTACGCGACGCCCGTCGCGCCCTGGACCCAGGCCAAGCAAGAATGGATGGACGACGAATAGGAGGCGCCCATGGCCCGACTGCCGGACCCCACCGCCGCCCTCGACCCCGAGGCCCGCAAACTCTACGACGCCATGGCGGCCAAGCGCGGCCGCATCGACGGGATGTACGGCGCCATGTTCAACCACCCGGCCTTGGTCGAGCACGTGGCCGATCTTGGCACCTACCTGCGTTTCGGTGCGACGCTGCCCGGCGAGATCCGCGAGCTGGCCATCCTGCTCGCCGCCCGCCGCTTGGGCGTGCCCTATGAATGGGTCAAGCATGTCCCGCCCGCCGAGGCCGCCGGCCTGAGCGCGGAGCTCCTCGAAGCGATTCGGCAAGAGCGGGAGCTCGGGGCCTTTTCGCCGCTTTACCCCAAAGTCGCCCAAGCGGTTTCAACCGTCTTGGCCCAACAATCGCTGCCTGCGGACCTGCAGGCGGGGCTGGAACAGGAACTCGGATTGAAGGGCGTCTTGGAATTGGTGATCTTGGTGGGCTTCTACCGAATGATCTCGGCCTTCATTCGGGCCTTCGACGTTCCCCTGCCCGCGGACGCCCGCCAGCCCTTTTAAGTGGCCGTTTCCACGAAAGCCTCCCGCGCCTCGCGGACAAAACGCCGGAGCAGCTCCGGATCTTTGCGACCCCGGGGATTTTCCACGCCCGTGTGTGCGTCGACGCCCGCCGGACGCACGCGGCGTATCGCCTCGCCGACGTTGCCCGGCCGCAGGCCGCCCGCCAGGATCAAGGGCCGGGCGACGCCCTCGGCCAGGCAGCGGCTGAGCTCCCAGTCGTGGGTCTTGCCCGTCGCGCCGCTCGCGCCGGTCGCGGGATCGAAGGTATCGGTGAGGAAGTAATCCGCAAAAGGCGCCCAGTCCCGCGCCTCCGCCTCGAGGTCCGCGATATCCTCGCCGCGCATCACCAAGCTGCGGATCAGGAGCCAGTCGGGTCGACAGCGCTTCAAGCCCTCGCCCAGCGCGGGTGCGGCGGGCCCGTGCAACTGCACCGCGCGGGTCCCCAAATAATTCCCCAAGGCGAGGATGGCCTCGAGGTCGCCCAAGTAGGTGATCAAGACGGGAAGGGTCGTAGGGGGCAATGTAGCGACGACGACCCGCGCCTCCGCCTCGCCCAAGTCTTCGCGGTGATGGTCCAGGCGGAAGGGCAGGCCGATCCAATCGACGCCGCAGTCGACTATGAGCCGCGCCTCCTCGACGTCGTGGACGCCGGCGATCTGGATGATCCCTCCCTTCGCCATCAACCGCCTCCGAAGCGCTCGGCCACCCAGGCATTGAAGGCCTCCGCCTCTTCCCAAAAGGGCATGTGCCCGCTCGTCTCGAACCAGACCAACTCGTCCGCCGGCCGCAGGGCCCGCAGCGCGGGCCCCTGGTCGCGGTGGAAACCGTGTCGCGCCAGGAGGCTGTGGACCGGCACGGGGAGCTTCGCGAAGGCCTCGCGATAATCCGCATGGGCGATCTCGGCATAATATTTAAGCGCAATCGGCGTCGGGGTCCGAAGGGAGTCGGCGACCATGCTTTCCAAAATCTCCGCCTCGGGCGGACGATAAAACATGCTCTTGACGAACTTGCGCGCGGCGCGCGGCCGATTGCGGTGAAAGGCGTGAGTCACTCCCGGCACGTGGAAGCGCGCGGGATCGCCCCAGGGCACGGACTCGAGGTTGACGAAGGCCGAGAAGGGAGCCGGGCCGTAGCGCCGCGCGTAGTCCCACAAGACCTCGGCGCCCATCGACCAACCCAGGCCGACCGCTCGGTCGATGCCGGCACCGCGCAGCAGCTCATGCAGGGCCGCGCTCGCGTCGGCCAGCGAATACCCCGCCTCCGATTTTTCCGAATCGCCGTGGCCCGGCAGATCCCAAAGCAAGAGCCGAAAGCGGTCGCGCAGGGCCTCCTGCCGCGTGAAACAACGATGGGACATGGTCCAACCATGGTTGAAGACCAAGGTCGGCCCCCGCCCTTCCAGCTTGGAAAAAAGTTCCATACTCTTCCTTTAAGCAAGGGCCTCCCGCGAGACCAGTTAAAAAAATTCGGTCGCGACCAACGCGGCGCATCAAATTTTTTTCACAACCTTCCGAAAGCATTATCGAAAACAGGAACCGACTCATCCCAAGAGATT
The Deltaproteobacteria bacterium PRO3 DNA segment above includes these coding regions:
- a CDS encoding thiamine pyrophosphate-binding protein is translated as MKATDYILNALRQEQLDHVFMVPGGLIDNFYPALCATPGIRPIVAAHEGGAAYMADGYARASGRFGACFVIGGPGVTNAVTALSAALTDQSPVFLLTGEVPTDWEGRGGFQDASAAGLNDVEILRPVTAYGYEVESPHLLHFHLRAALRQMMGIRRAPVHLSVPVNVQTAEIAVPYEPLAPTYYAPRLLDETATRACIESLSGKNGGEPQRRLAILAGYGVDRSGAAAALRAFAERYDIPVATTLRAKGVLPEDHPLSLGVFGYSGTRHACETLLSGEVEALIVLGSGLNQRDTMFWERRFRPSRLLVQVDLDSGVIGKNYAVDVAVTGDCLRFLEKLNEGSEDFQKSLDSGRPLRREWLQAIRAKGPRLYEPENEASDAAPIHPARAVAELRRALPREGVLLVDSGAHRAFAGHYWEAYGPGRYISATNLGPMGWAIPAGIGAKLARPELPLAVLTGDGCMQMHGMEIATAARYRVPMLFVVLNNRALGNVYLRARKMGPGPADLTEIPLKDWAAFGRALGAEGLVVERPEELAAAFQRGLAMPGPCVVDVRCGRDYATPVAPWTQAKQEWMDDE
- a CDS encoding carboxymuconolactone decarboxylase family protein translates to MARLPDPTAALDPEARKLYDAMAAKRGRIDGMYGAMFNHPALVEHVADLGTYLRFGATLPGEIRELAILLAARRLGVPYEWVKHVPPAEAAGLSAELLEAIRQERELGAFSPLYPKVAQAVSTVLAQQSLPADLQAGLEQELGLKGVLELVILVGFYRMISAFIRAFDVPLPADARQPF
- a CDS encoding phosphoribosylanthranilate isomerase; the encoded protein is MAKGGIIQIAGVHDVEEARLIVDCGVDWIGLPFRLDHHREDLGEAEARVVVATLPPTTLPVLITYLGDLEAILALGNYLGTRAVQLHGPAAPALGEGLKRCRPDWLLIRSLVMRGEDIADLEAEARDWAPFADYFLTDTFDPATGASGATGKTHDWELSRCLAEGVARPLILAGGLRPGNVGEAIRRVRPAGVDAHTGVENPRGRKDPELLRRFVREAREAFVETAT
- a CDS encoding alpha/beta hydrolase, producing MELFSKLEGRGPTLVFNHGWTMSHRCFTRQEALRDRFRLLLWDLPGHGDSEKSEAGYSLADASAALHELLRGAGIDRAVGLGWSMGAEVLWDYARRYGPAPFSAFVNLESVPWGDPARFHVPGVTHAFHRNRPRAARKFVKSMFYRPPEAEILESMVADSLRTPTPIALKYYAEIAHADYREAFAKLPVPVHSLLARHGFHRDQGPALRALRPADELVWFETSGHMPFWEEAEAFNAWVAERFGGG